In Vibrio atlanticus, the following proteins share a genomic window:
- a CDS encoding VF530 family DNA-binding protein codes for MTEEERIELQQNNPLHGLKLETMINELVDHYGWEILDAAMRMNCFNTKPTVASAVKYLKKTEWAREKVENFYLYRFKRMPKASDIEYQMPPRSRTFRHGLEPREPMELTVESILASQAKAASAFKERRGGNGRNFRR; via the coding sequence ATGACTGAAGAAGAAAGAATCGAACTGCAACAAAACAACCCACTGCATGGCTTAAAGCTTGAAACTATGATCAACGAATTAGTGGATCATTACGGTTGGGAAATTTTGGATGCAGCAATGCGCATGAACTGCTTTAACACTAAGCCGACAGTAGCAAGTGCCGTTAAATACTTGAAGAAAACAGAGTGGGCTCGTGAGAAAGTAGAGAATTTCTACCTTTACCGTTTCAAGCGCATGCCTAAAGCTTCTGATATCGAATACCAGATGCCTCCGCGTTCACGTACATTCCGTCACGGGTTAGAACCTCGTGAGCCAATGGAATTAACGGTTGAATCGATTCTAGCATCACAAGCTAAAGCAGCGTCAGCATTTAAAGAGCGTCGTGGCGGCAACGGTCGTAATTTCCGTCGTTAA
- a CDS encoding sulfite exporter TauE/SafE family protein yields the protein MDWLILFLSGVIGGVLNSIAGGGSFITFPALLFAGVPPIAANATNTFASCAGYISGAYALRHEIQSGTKQLKLIVGLCIIGGSIGAFLLLHTPEALFTQSVPWLLLFAALLFTFGGTLNKWLKKVTAKHKHATSAGAFFSAVLLLIVCVYGGYFNAGLGIVTLSYLALAGYTNINVMNGIKLLVSACASLAAIVFFVVNGSIDWPSGMAVLFGTLVGGYYSAKVSRRIPQQYVRTTVIIASFLITAYFFYAN from the coding sequence ATGGATTGGTTGATTCTATTCTTATCGGGAGTGATTGGCGGTGTGCTCAACTCAATTGCAGGAGGAGGCAGCTTCATCACCTTCCCCGCTCTATTGTTTGCAGGCGTTCCACCAATAGCAGCCAACGCGACCAATACCTTTGCTTCGTGTGCTGGATACATTAGCGGAGCCTACGCTCTACGCCACGAAATTCAATCTGGTACCAAACAACTCAAGCTCATTGTTGGACTATGTATAATTGGCGGCAGCATTGGTGCATTTTTACTACTACACACACCAGAAGCGCTATTTACTCAATCCGTACCTTGGTTATTGCTGTTCGCCGCTCTGCTTTTTACCTTTGGTGGCACTCTCAACAAATGGCTCAAAAAAGTAACAGCTAAACATAAGCACGCCACCAGCGCAGGCGCGTTCTTTTCAGCTGTATTGCTTTTGATCGTGTGTGTTTATGGTGGTTATTTTAATGCAGGCTTAGGCATTGTGACATTGAGCTACTTGGCACTGGCAGGGTATACCAATATCAACGTGATGAATGGCATCAAATTGTTGGTATCGGCATGCGCATCACTCGCGGCAATCGTGTTCTTTGTTGTGAATGGTTCGATTGATTGGCCGTCAGGCATGGCCGTTTTGTTTGGGACATTAGTCGGTGGTTACTATTCAGCAAAAGTTTCTCGTCGTATCCCACAACAATATGTTCGCACCACAGTGATCATCGCGAGCTTTTTGATTACCGCTTACTTCTTCTATGCTAACTAG
- a CDS encoding tripartite tricarboxylate transporter substrate binding protein, translated as MFKALKPTLAASIIAATFSFNTFAADVEKIHFLIPGGAGGGWDMTARGTGDVLVKSDIVENVSFQNLSGGGGGKAIAHLIETAQRQEDTLMVNSTPIVVRSLTGIFPQSFRDLTPVAATIADYGAIVASADSKYNTWEDVVKEFEGNPRKVKIAGGSARGSMDHLVVAAAFKGEGFDAKKVRYIAYDAGGKAMAALLSGETQLLSTGLGEVLEMSKSGQVKVLAVTAPKRLDAAPNIPTLTEYGNETVFANWRGFFAAPGTSQAKIDEWNVALGKMYKTDEWQVVRDRNGWIDNYKADKDFYAFLEDQEKQMGDLMRDLGFLK; from the coding sequence ATGTTCAAGGCACTGAAACCTACTCTTGCGGCTTCTATCATCGCAGCAACCTTTTCTTTTAACACTTTTGCTGCTGACGTAGAAAAAATCCACTTCCTAATCCCTGGCGGCGCTGGTGGCGGTTGGGATATGACGGCTCGTGGTACGGGTGATGTATTAGTTAAATCCGACATCGTAGAAAATGTCTCTTTCCAAAACTTGTCTGGTGGTGGTGGCGGTAAAGCCATTGCACACCTAATCGAGACGGCTCAACGTCAAGAAGACACGCTAATGGTGAACTCAACGCCTATCGTTGTTCGTTCACTAACGGGGATCTTCCCACAATCTTTCCGCGACCTAACTCCTGTAGCAGCAACTATTGCCGACTATGGCGCAATCGTTGCGTCTGCGGATTCGAAGTACAACACTTGGGAAGATGTAGTAAAAGAATTCGAAGGCAACCCACGTAAAGTGAAAATTGCAGGCGGCTCGGCTCGAGGCAGCATGGATCACCTTGTTGTGGCGGCAGCGTTCAAAGGCGAAGGTTTTGATGCGAAGAAAGTACGTTACATTGCCTACGATGCTGGCGGTAAAGCGATGGCGGCACTGCTTTCTGGCGAAACACAACTGCTTTCGACAGGCCTTGGTGAAGTGCTAGAAATGTCTAAATCAGGCCAAGTAAAAGTATTGGCAGTAACGGCACCAAAACGTCTTGATGCGGCACCAAACATCCCAACACTAACTGAGTACGGCAACGAAACAGTATTTGCTAACTGGCGTGGCTTCTTCGCGGCACCTGGCACTAGCCAAGCGAAAATCGACGAGTGGAATGTAGCTCTAGGCAAGATGTACAAGACCGATGAATGGCAAGTGGTTCGTGACCGTAACGGTTGGATTGACAACTACAAAGCTGACAAAGATTTTTACGCCTTCCTAGAAGACCAAGAAAAACAGATGGGCGACCTAATGCGTGATCTTGGTTTCTTGAAATAA
- a CDS encoding HD domain-containing phosphohydrolase, translating to MTDKKVSLRFTVGGMFLLATFLTAVVAVSLQYYFSKKMATENTLSKLTMVSQELSNYIGAVDSDAANTARLLASVKRSISNKISKEESRSILSEAIKDNPLFYSIYIGSSNENFFQIINLESAPVVREKIGAQQTDRWVVVEIHNRGEERVRTTKYFDQEFTLRDSTTEQSNYFPTTRPWYVSANVQSVEKTQPYLFQHLQITGQTYSLAFDAKIDSEVQHVIGIDIVLSSLASKLSGTALGLAEDSKVESFLYSKSGNIIASNLKVNNQESEFDVSTLMLSSEQQTLVNDTPPLLVSNQNDWGPMDFSVAGKPNGYAIDLLKMIGEMTGIRFEFVNGFSWGELVSKFQEGSIDGLQSVQNYKNNGIDGLYTTPIYELPFSVVTRVGAKVVTNYAELEGKKVAILSGWSIIPKLREDFPNIDLVEFENLESAFNSIESEENFAFLEAEPVLSFALDRFFQPGLVVNGSLEDLKQNYSNQFHLVLQSKHKQLLPIIDQAISKLSGEQLDALAKKWLHDTGFNTNTTVPYTELYDLAKEATVEGSMIRVELNGEVKHLYLKKIDTGEHYSEYFAVLIPETEIFSTVNKRLATSVGVTMLLMSLTLPIAWVFGAPIVRPIRQLEEETHKIKMRDYDSVELVETRIKEVWELSIAVKGMAAEIKRHEQTQEAFVESFIKLIAQAIDDKSAYTAGHCNRVPELGLMLADVAEKSQSEHFKDFEFKNDDERREFRIAAWLHDCGKITTPEHIVDKGTKLEANYNRIHEVRTRFEVLWRDAEITALRKQLDGTLSRQLIADELTATKQQLQDDFAFIATSNVGGEFMSDDKVARIRSIAETTWMRNFDDQLGLSPIEALNRESSSSLPATELLLSDKPEHIVKRDRPLEFDPKHQIKMDVPEHLYNLGEVYNLSIARGTLTAEDRFKINEHMLGTIKMLENLPFPKELSRVPRYASTHHETLKGTGYPRKLTGDDLSIPERILVISDIFEALTAADRPYKKAKPISVAVDIMYKMALDEHLDIELFRLFLTSGTHLRYAEEYLKPEQIDFVDINKYLEVTRQIA from the coding sequence ATGACAGACAAAAAAGTTTCTTTACGATTTACTGTTGGAGGAATGTTTTTACTCGCGACATTTCTTACCGCTGTTGTTGCGGTTTCACTGCAATATTACTTCAGTAAAAAAATGGCGACTGAGAATACCTTATCCAAGTTGACGATGGTGTCCCAAGAGTTGAGTAACTATATCGGCGCGGTTGATTCTGACGCAGCCAACACCGCGCGTTTACTTGCTTCAGTGAAACGGTCTATCAGTAACAAAATATCGAAAGAAGAGTCGCGTAGTATTCTTTCTGAAGCCATTAAAGATAACCCTCTCTTTTATAGTATTTACATTGGCTCATCCAATGAAAACTTCTTCCAAATTATTAATCTAGAATCTGCCCCTGTCGTTAGAGAGAAAATCGGTGCACAACAAACGGACCGTTGGGTTGTGGTTGAGATTCATAATAGAGGGGAGGAGCGCGTCCGTACGACGAAATATTTTGACCAAGAGTTTACGCTAAGAGATTCAACTACAGAGCAGAGCAACTACTTTCCAACAACCAGGCCTTGGTATGTTTCTGCCAATGTTCAGTCGGTCGAAAAAACTCAGCCATATCTTTTTCAGCATTTACAAATTACCGGGCAAACTTATTCTTTAGCGTTTGATGCGAAAATCGACTCTGAAGTTCAACATGTGATTGGTATTGATATTGTGTTGTCTTCTTTGGCTAGCAAACTCTCAGGTACGGCGCTTGGCTTAGCAGAAGATAGTAAGGTTGAGTCTTTCTTATATTCGAAATCGGGTAATATTATTGCGTCTAACCTCAAGGTTAACAATCAGGAATCGGAGTTTGATGTATCAACATTGATGCTATCGTCTGAGCAACAAACCTTGGTTAACGATACCCCTCCGCTGTTAGTGTCTAATCAAAATGATTGGGGGCCGATGGACTTTTCTGTGGCGGGAAAACCAAACGGTTATGCGATAGACCTTCTCAAAATGATCGGTGAGATGACTGGGATCAGGTTTGAATTTGTGAATGGCTTTTCTTGGGGAGAGCTTGTCAGTAAGTTTCAAGAAGGAAGCATCGATGGCCTGCAATCGGTTCAAAATTATAAAAATAATGGCATAGATGGCCTATACACGACTCCAATTTATGAATTGCCATTTTCTGTCGTGACAAGGGTCGGTGCGAAGGTTGTCACTAATTATGCCGAGCTTGAGGGTAAAAAAGTTGCCATTTTATCTGGGTGGTCAATTATTCCTAAGTTGAGAGAGGACTTTCCGAACATTGATTTAGTTGAATTTGAAAACCTAGAGTCTGCATTTAATTCAATTGAAAGCGAAGAGAACTTTGCTTTCTTAGAAGCAGAACCCGTGCTCTCGTTTGCATTAGATAGGTTTTTCCAGCCAGGCCTTGTTGTCAATGGGTCTCTAGAAGATCTAAAACAGAACTACTCAAATCAATTCCATTTGGTGCTGCAGAGCAAGCATAAACAATTGCTTCCAATCATTGATCAAGCTATCAGCAAGTTAAGTGGTGAACAACTTGATGCCTTAGCGAAAAAGTGGCTCCATGATACCGGCTTTAATACGAATACGACGGTTCCTTATACTGAACTTTATGATTTGGCTAAGGAAGCAACGGTTGAAGGCAGTATGATAAGGGTAGAGTTGAATGGCGAGGTCAAGCATCTCTATTTAAAGAAAATAGACACGGGCGAACACTACTCCGAGTATTTTGCGGTATTGATTCCCGAAACTGAAATCTTTAGTACAGTCAATAAACGTCTAGCAACCTCTGTTGGCGTAACGATGTTACTGATGAGTTTGACCTTGCCTATTGCTTGGGTTTTTGGTGCACCGATAGTGCGTCCTATTCGTCAATTAGAGGAGGAGACTCATAAGATCAAGATGCGTGATTATGACAGTGTCGAGCTTGTTGAGACTCGAATTAAAGAGGTATGGGAACTGTCTATTGCGGTGAAAGGTATGGCTGCAGAGATTAAGCGGCATGAACAGACCCAAGAAGCCTTTGTTGAGTCGTTCATTAAACTTATCGCTCAAGCTATCGATGATAAGTCCGCTTATACGGCTGGGCATTGTAACCGTGTACCAGAACTGGGTTTGATGCTGGCTGATGTGGCTGAAAAATCACAGTCTGAGCACTTCAAAGACTTTGAGTTTAAAAATGATGACGAACGCCGTGAGTTTAGAATTGCGGCTTGGCTTCATGATTGTGGCAAGATCACGACACCGGAACACATCGTCGATAAAGGTACGAAGTTAGAAGCGAACTACAACCGAATCCACGAGGTGAGAACTCGATTTGAAGTACTTTGGCGTGATGCGGAAATCACCGCTTTGAGAAAACAACTTGATGGTACGCTATCAAGGCAACTGATAGCCGATGAACTTACGGCAACGAAGCAGCAGCTACAAGATGACTTTGCCTTTATCGCTACGTCGAACGTTGGTGGTGAGTTCATGAGTGACGACAAAGTTGCTCGTATTCGTTCGATAGCTGAGACGACTTGGATGCGTAATTTTGATGACCAACTTGGTCTATCACCGATAGAAGCCTTGAATCGAGAATCGAGTTCAAGCTTGCCAGCGACAGAGCTGCTGTTAAGTGATAAGCCTGAACATATAGTGAAAAGAGATAGGCCGTTAGAGTTTGACCCGAAACATCAAATTAAAATGGATGTACCTGAGCACTTATACAACCTAGGCGAAGTCTACAATCTGAGTATTGCACGCGGCACGTTGACCGCTGAAGATAGGTTCAAGATAAACGAGCACATGCTTGGCACGATTAAGATGCTTGAGAATCTGCCATTCCCGAAAGAGCTAAGCCGTGTTCCTCGCTATGCTTCGACGCACCATGAAACACTTAAAGGTACGGGATATCCAAGGAAATTGACTGGTGATGACCTATCAATCCCAGAACGTATTCTGGTGATCTCCGATATTTTTGAGGCGTTAACCGCTGCGGATAGGCCTTATAAGAAAGCGAAGCCGATTAGTGTTGCTGTCGACATCATGTACAAAATGGCATTAGACGAGCATCTCGATATCGAGCTGTTTAGATTGTTCTTAACTAGCGGTACTCACCTGCGTTATGCCGAAGAATATCTGAAACCGGAACAAATTGATTTCGTTGATATCAATAAATACCTAGAAGTTACTCGTCAGATAGCTTGA
- a CDS encoding tripartite tricarboxylate transporter permease produces MLDGILQGLSTAVMPMNIMMVIVGCFVGTFIGMLPGLGPISAIALMIPITYGLDPSSGLILMAGVYYGAVFGGSTSSILINAPGCSSTVVTAFDGYPMAQKGQAGKALALAAYSSFTGGTLSAIMLLIAAPALASVSLSFQSSDYFALMLLGLSAVAAFAGPGQVIKAWMMTILGLMLSTVGIDKGVGVERFTFGLTDLMDGFSFLLLAMATFALGETLMGILKPEKDTSGEESQKMADIGSMKVTKEEFKEVAPVSIRSSILGFFTGVLPGAGATIAAFLSYGMERSLAPKDKQKEFGKGSIRGLVAPESANNAASSGSFVPLLTLGIPGSGTTAIMLGALIAYGIQPGPRLFVEHPDVFWSVIISMYFGNIVLVILNLPLIPYISKLLAVPRTVLLPMIIFFSITGVYLVSFNTMDVFVMLIVAMVAIALRLANFPLAPLLLGFILGGLMEENLRRALMISDGELSFLWERPITMTFTILAVLVLSSPILVKLFRSFKSKPVEV; encoded by the coding sequence ATGTTAGACGGAATTTTACAAGGACTTTCTACCGCTGTGATGCCAATGAACATCATGATGGTAATTGTGGGCTGCTTCGTGGGTACCTTCATTGGTATGCTCCCGGGGCTAGGTCCAATTTCAGCAATCGCGTTGATGATCCCGATTACATACGGCCTAGACCCTTCTTCTGGCTTAATCTTAATGGCAGGTGTGTACTACGGCGCTGTATTTGGTGGCTCAACGTCATCAATCTTAATCAATGCTCCAGGTTGTTCTTCAACGGTAGTAACCGCATTCGACGGCTACCCAATGGCACAAAAAGGCCAAGCAGGTAAAGCGTTGGCACTAGCAGCCTACTCTTCTTTCACTGGCGGTACTCTGTCAGCAATCATGCTTTTGATTGCAGCACCGGCTCTAGCAAGTGTCTCATTGAGCTTCCAGTCGTCAGACTACTTTGCATTGATGTTGTTAGGTCTATCGGCTGTAGCGGCTTTTGCAGGCCCGGGTCAGGTAATAAAGGCATGGATGATGACCATTCTTGGTTTGATGTTATCTACTGTTGGTATCGACAAAGGCGTTGGTGTTGAGCGTTTCACGTTTGGTCTAACAGACCTAATGGATGGCTTTAGTTTCCTACTTCTTGCTATGGCAACATTCGCTTTAGGTGAGACTTTAATGGGTATTTTGAAACCAGAGAAAGACACCAGCGGCGAAGAAAGCCAAAAGATGGCCGATATTGGCAGCATGAAAGTGACCAAAGAAGAGTTCAAAGAAGTCGCGCCCGTTTCGATTCGTTCTTCAATTCTTGGCTTCTTCACTGGCGTGCTTCCGGGTGCTGGCGCGACTATCGCAGCTTTCTTAAGCTACGGCATGGAACGCAGCCTAGCACCAAAAGACAAGCAGAAAGAGTTTGGTAAAGGCAGTATTCGTGGTCTTGTGGCTCCTGAATCAGCAAATAATGCAGCTTCGAGTGGTTCATTCGTTCCGCTACTGACACTCGGTATTCCGGGCTCTGGTACTACAGCAATTATGCTTGGTGCACTCATCGCTTATGGCATCCAACCCGGTCCTCGCTTGTTCGTTGAGCACCCAGATGTATTCTGGTCGGTGATTATCTCGATGTACTTTGGCAACATCGTGCTGGTTATCTTGAATCTGCCTTTAATCCCTTACATCTCTAAACTGCTAGCGGTACCAAGAACGGTACTACTGCCAATGATTATTTTCTTCTCAATCACAGGCGTGTACTTGGTGTCTTTCAACACGATGGATGTTTTTGTAATGCTCATTGTTGCGATGGTTGCGATTGCGCTGAGGTTAGCTAACTTCCCACTTGCCCCATTACTCCTAGGCTTTATCCTTGGTGGATTAATGGAAGAGAACCTACGACGTGCATTGATGATCAGTGATGGCGAGCTGAGCTTCCTATGGGAACGACCAATCACGATGACCTTCACTATTCTGGCTGTGCTGGTGCTATCTAGCCCAATCTTAGTAAAACTATTTAGAAGCTTTAAATCGAAGCCAGTAGAAGTGTAA
- the pgl gene encoding 6-phosphogluconolactonase, whose protein sequence is MINHKIFATPELVVENLANEMKAYSEQGKPVHISLSGGSTPKMLFKLLAQAPYAEGIQWNNLHFWWGDERCVAPDDAESNYGEANALLFSNVNLPAENIHRIHGEDEPKAEAERFAKEMADVIPTENGTPVFDWILLGVGADGHTASLFPGATHYQDENLSVLASHPESGQIRVSKTAKVLEAAKRISYLVLGAGKVEIVKEIHTTPASELPYPAAKIQSKTGETEWFLDSNAASAIA, encoded by the coding sequence ATGATCAATCACAAGATCTTTGCAACGCCTGAATTGGTCGTTGAAAACCTAGCAAATGAAATGAAAGCATACAGCGAGCAGGGCAAACCTGTTCACATTTCATTGTCGGGTGGCAGCACGCCAAAAATGCTTTTCAAGCTTTTAGCTCAAGCGCCATACGCAGAAGGCATTCAATGGAATAACCTCCATTTCTGGTGGGGCGACGAACGTTGCGTGGCACCAGACGATGCGGAAAGCAACTACGGCGAAGCAAACGCGCTACTTTTCTCGAACGTGAACCTTCCTGCTGAAAACATCCACCGCATCCATGGTGAAGATGAGCCAAAAGCAGAAGCAGAGCGTTTCGCGAAAGAAATGGCAGACGTGATTCCAACAGAAAACGGCACGCCTGTTTTCGATTGGATCCTGCTAGGTGTTGGCGCAGACGGCCACACAGCCTCACTATTCCCGGGTGCAACTCACTACCAAGACGAGAACCTATCTGTATTAGCTTCTCACCCAGAGTCGGGCCAGATCCGTGTTTCTAAAACAGCGAAAGTTTTAGAAGCAGCAAAACGAATCAGCTACCTAGTACTGGGTGCAGGTAAAGTTGAGATCGTTAAAGAAATTCATACAACTCCTGCTTCAGAACTGCCTTACCCGGCAGCGAAAATCCAGTCTAAAACTGGTGAGACAGAGTGGTTCCTAGATTCAAATGCAGCAAGTGCTATCGCATAA
- the gnd gene encoding decarboxylating NADP(+)-dependent phosphogluconate dehydrogenase translates to MKGDIGVIGLAVMGQNLILNMNDHGFKVVAHNRTAAKVDEFLEGPAKGTNIVGAYSLEELVEKLEAPRKVMLMVRAGDVVDTFIDKLVPLLDKGDIIIDGGNTNFPDTNRRVAALREKGIHFIGTGVSGGEEGARFGPSIMPGGSPEAWEAVKPIFQGISAKTDAGEPCCDWVGNDGAGHFVKMVHNGIEYGDMQLITEAYQFMKDGLGMNHDEMQAVFADWNKTELDSYLVEITADILGYKDEDGEALVEKILDTAGQKGTGKWTGINALDMGIPLTLITESVFSRCLSALKDQRVEAEKLFGKTVAPVEGDKQEWVDAIRQALLASKIISYAQGFMLMREASNENGWDLNYGNVALMWRGGCIIRSAFLGNIRDAYEANPEIAFLGSDAYFKGILDNCMGAWRKVAAKSMESGIPMPCMTSALTFLDGYTTARLPANLLQAQRDYFGAHTYERTDRPRGEFFHTNWTGTGGDTASTTYDV, encoded by the coding sequence ATGAAAGGTGATATCGGTGTAATTGGCCTAGCAGTAATGGGTCAGAACCTTATCCTAAACATGAACGACCACGGCTTCAAAGTTGTGGCTCACAACCGTACTGCTGCGAAAGTAGACGAGTTCCTAGAAGGCCCAGCTAAAGGTACTAACATTGTTGGTGCTTACTCTCTAGAAGAGCTAGTTGAGAAGCTAGAAGCGCCACGTAAAGTGATGCTTATGGTTCGTGCTGGTGATGTTGTAGATACGTTCATCGACAAGCTTGTACCACTTCTAGACAAAGGCGACATCATCATTGATGGTGGTAACACTAACTTCCCAGACACTAACCGTCGTGTTGCCGCTCTTCGCGAGAAAGGCATCCACTTCATCGGTACGGGTGTTTCTGGTGGTGAAGAAGGCGCTCGTTTCGGTCCTTCTATCATGCCAGGCGGTTCTCCTGAAGCTTGGGAAGCGGTTAAGCCTATCTTCCAAGGTATCTCTGCGAAAACTGACGCGGGTGAGCCTTGTTGTGATTGGGTTGGTAACGACGGTGCTGGTCACTTCGTTAAGATGGTTCACAATGGCATCGAATACGGTGACATGCAGCTTATCACTGAAGCATACCAGTTCATGAAAGATGGCCTAGGTATGAACCACGACGAAATGCAGGCTGTATTTGCTGACTGGAACAAAACTGAGCTAGACAGCTACCTAGTTGAAATCACTGCTGATATCCTTGGTTACAAAGATGAAGACGGTGAAGCGCTAGTTGAGAAGATCCTAGACACTGCTGGCCAAAAAGGTACGGGCAAATGGACAGGTATTAATGCACTAGACATGGGTATCCCACTGACTCTAATCACTGAGTCTGTATTCTCTCGTTGCCTGTCTGCACTTAAAGATCAACGTGTTGAAGCTGAGAAACTGTTCGGCAAGACTGTTGCTCCAGTTGAAGGCGACAAGCAAGAGTGGGTTGATGCAATCCGTCAGGCTCTACTTGCTTCTAAGATCATCTCTTACGCTCAAGGTTTCATGCTAATGCGTGAAGCGTCGAACGAAAACGGCTGGGATCTAAACTACGGTAACGTTGCTCTTATGTGGCGTGGCGGTTGTATCATCCGTTCTGCATTCCTAGGCAACATTCGTGATGCTTACGAAGCGAACCCAGAGATCGCTTTCCTAGGTTCAGATGCATACTTCAAAGGCATCCTAGACAACTGCATGGGCGCTTGGCGTAAAGTTGCAGCTAAGTCTATGGAATCAGGCATCCCAATGCCATGTATGACTTCTGCACTAACGTTCCTAGACGGCTACACTACAGCTCGTCTTCCAGCGAACCTTCTACAAGCTCAACGTGACTACTTCGGTGCTCACACTTATGAGCGTACTGACCGTCCACGTGGTGAGTTCTTCCACACAAACTGGACTGGTACAGGCGGCGACACTGCTTCTACAACTTACGACGTATAA
- a CDS encoding HD-GYP domain-containing protein — MACHMFDYSHFSRAAAQDKDIVAIVDDLFQLAREHYPILSRLSVVLCSENKASNYFVSDSLCQNAKHHYIEQEIKPNSALSRLAESLETRIVDDLSLMNPTKQISHLLELGHQSSYTTPIHYQESNLGFVFINASCTDFFAKQTIQSDIAYLTQAISNLFVQLFERQRHFQSSLAIALNMGHARDPETKEHLIRMGKYSEQLARTLSHSNNEITHQFVHRIRLYAPFHDIGKYRIPDKVLFSAERFSEEERNIMNNHTLYGEDMIDDVVALSHHSSMCSEEIQFIKNIVRHHHERFDGSGLPDALSNTAIPLEARIVTLADVFDALMSKRAYKHAWSLDEVMEYIEAQNGSMFDPECVEALKQSLDGFMAIREQYNDDVKPQAMMA; from the coding sequence TTGGCTTGCCACATGTTTGACTACTCCCATTTCAGTAGAGCAGCAGCCCAAGACAAGGACATCGTCGCCATAGTCGATGACCTCTTCCAGCTAGCTCGCGAACACTACCCCATATTATCTCGGCTATCCGTGGTGCTGTGCAGTGAAAATAAAGCATCCAACTATTTTGTTTCAGATTCACTGTGCCAAAACGCCAAGCATCACTACATCGAACAAGAGATCAAACCCAACTCTGCTTTGAGTCGTCTGGCTGAATCATTGGAAACAAGAATTGTTGATGACCTCTCTTTGATGAATCCGACGAAGCAAATCTCTCATCTACTCGAGCTTGGTCACCAAAGTAGCTATACCACTCCAATCCACTACCAAGAGAGTAACCTCGGATTCGTTTTCATCAACGCATCATGCACTGACTTTTTTGCTAAGCAGACAATACAAAGCGACATCGCCTACCTCACCCAAGCGATTTCGAACCTGTTTGTGCAACTCTTCGAACGCCAGAGACATTTTCAGTCCTCATTAGCCATCGCCCTAAACATGGGGCACGCACGTGATCCTGAAACCAAAGAGCATCTGATTCGCATGGGAAAATACAGCGAACAGCTCGCACGTACGCTTTCGCATAGTAACAATGAGATTACCCACCAATTCGTTCACCGCATTCGCTTGTATGCCCCGTTTCACGACATAGGCAAGTACCGAATCCCAGACAAAGTGCTCTTCAGTGCTGAGCGTTTTTCGGAAGAAGAAAGAAACATCATGAACAATCACACCTTGTATGGCGAAGATATGATTGATGACGTGGTTGCCCTTTCCCACCACAGCTCGATGTGCAGTGAAGAGATTCAATTCATCAAGAATATTGTGCGCCACCATCATGAACGGTTCGATGGCTCTGGATTGCCTGATGCTTTGAGTAACACAGCGATACCACTAGAGGCTCGAATAGTGACATTAGCCGATGTATTCGATGCGCTGATGAGCAAAAGAGCTTATAAGCACGCGTGGTCACTCGATGAAGTGATGGAATACATAGAAGCGCAGAACGGTTCAATGTTCGACCCAGAGTGTGTTGAGGCGCTTAAACAGAGCCTAGACGGCTTTATGGCAATTCGGGAGCAATACAACGACGATGTAAAACCCCAGGCCATGATGGCTTAG
- a CDS encoding tripartite tricarboxylate transporter TctB family protein — MSDLPTKFLSKESLLSKDRIGAMIFMLACLCYGYQTTLIPLFPGDEYEPFTARTLPTLLTFIGIGLSLILLVTGQPDQKVSCDTTPLNWKLLIGFLVLMALYGVGLTYLGFVLATSFFLLAGFYLLGERRKSILFSASFPFVIAFFLLLTQGLDIYLEPGLIFTLW; from the coding sequence ATGTCGGACTTACCAACCAAATTTCTGAGTAAGGAATCTTTGCTTTCAAAGGATCGCATCGGAGCCATGATCTTTATGCTGGCGTGCTTGTGCTATGGCTACCAAACCACGCTAATTCCTTTGTTCCCCGGTGACGAGTACGAACCCTTCACTGCAAGAACTTTACCTACCCTATTAACGTTTATCGGCATCGGCCTGTCGTTGATCCTACTAGTTACAGGACAACCGGACCAGAAGGTTTCATGCGACACCACGCCGTTGAACTGGAAGCTGCTCATTGGCTTTTTAGTGTTGATGGCTTTGTACGGTGTAGGACTGACTTATCTTGGCTTTGTTTTAGCAACTAGCTTCTTCTTGCTTGCTGGCTTTTACCTATTGGGTGAGCGCCGTAAATCTATTTTATTTAGCGCGTCATTTCCTTTCGTTATCGCGTTCTTTTTATTATTAACTCAAGGCTTAGATATCTACCTAGAGCCTGGCTTAATCTTCACTCTTTGGTAG